CGACGGTTCCCGAAAACTTGCATTTCCGGGGCTCGATCGCTCCTGCTTCGGTGCCGAGGAAAAGCCCCAGGTCGAGCTGCGGTGCTTCAGAGATCACGACTTTAAGCTTGTCCGCACAGAGATCACGACTGGCTTCGAGATAAGCATCGGTATTGCCGATGTCGGCCCAGTACCCCTGTAGAACACAGCCGAAAAGCGGCGCGTTCTTGGCGAGCATCGACGGAAAGACATCCTTTGACCAGTCACGGTTTTCACCCTCGGGGATCAGGTCGAGAACCTCGGGCTCAAGGATGTAGATTCCGGTGTTGATGGTGTCGGAGAAGACCTCACCCCAGTCGGGTTTTTCGAGAAATTTGGTGATGCGCCCTTCGGGGTCGGTAATGACTACGCCGAACTGCAAAGGGTCGGGCACCGAAGTGAGAGCAAGGGTTGCCAAGGCCTGTTTCTGCTCGTGGAAAGCGAGTGCTTTCCCCAAATCGAAGTTCGTCAACAGGTCGCCGCTGATGATCATAAAACGTTCGTCAAGATGCTTGGCCGCCGACTTGACCGCGCCGGCGGTGCCGAAGTCATCGAGGGGAGTGACATAGGTGATGTTGACGCCGAATTCACTGCCGTCACCAAAAAAGTGGCGGATGGTTTCAGGCTGGTGATAGAGGAGCATCACCAGTTCGGTGATGCCGTGGCGTTTGAGCAGGTCGACGATATGCAGCATGATCGGGCGGTTGAAAATCGGTACCATCGGTTTTGGTTGATTGATGGTCAGGGGGTGCAGGCGGGTTCCAAAACCGCCGGCCATGATCACTGCTTTCATTCTGTCTCCTTGAGGTGGAACTGGATCTGATTTGAAAAATTTCCGGGCGGTTCTTTCAAGTTTGACGCTTGAGCTGACGGGCGATCTCATTTTTCAGCTCGGTGAGGTCTGAGCTCTTGATAATATAGGCGTCCGCCAGCCAGGAGGAAAAATCATCCTTGTAACAGTTGTACGCGCTGCATAGAATGACCGGTAGATCTTTCTGCTCCCGGACAATCTGCTGTAACATCTCAAGTCCGCTCTCCTGTTTAATTTGAATGTCGAGAACAGCCAGGTCGATATCCCGGTTTTTGAGCAGGGATGCTGCTTCTGCACAGGTTGCTGCTGTTACGACTTCATAGCCCTCATCCGTGAACTCATCGGAATAGAGCAGGCGCAGGCCGGGTTCGTCATCGACAAAGAGGATTTTCGCCATCGCTATTCTCCTGAGGTTACCACATAGGACAGGTCTGAGTGCCAGTGAGGAAGTATAGCAGAGCAGGGCCTGGCAGCATAGTCTGTGACACTCTAATTCCGTCTTTTCCCCCGGGTTGCTGGCATTATTTCCGCCTTGCTCCTGGGGCCGACTTCCGGGCATACTGCGCGCCATGCGACGTAAAGCCTTCAACCTTTATTCGACTCACATCAAGTCCCTGTTCGGGGGACGGGTCCATAAAATCTCAATTGATGCCGGGTTCGGTTGCCCACACCGCGAAGGCGGGCGTGCTGGCCACGGCTGCCTGTTCTGTGCGCCGAGCGGTTCGGGTTCAGTCGGGATTGAGGCACATGAACCGATTGCGGTCCAGGTTGAAAACGCCAAGGCGTTGATGCGGCGTAAATACCGGGCCAAGTGGTTTATCGCCTATTTCCAACCCTTCTCAAATACCTTTGCCCCGGTGAAAGTTCTGCGCGAGCGCTATGACCAGGCGCTGGTTGTTGATGATGTGGTTGGCCTGGCGATCGGGACTCGCCCCGATTGTCTGGCCGAAGATGTCGTTGATCTTCTGGCTGAATATGACCGGCGTACCTACTTCTGGCTTGAGCTCGGGCTGCAGAGCATCCATGATAAATCGTTGAATTATTTAGATCGGGGGCACGATTATCGCTGTTTTCTTGACAGCTATCAGCGCGCCAAAGAGCGTGGTCTCAAGGTTTGCGTGCATCTGATTCTGGGGCTGCCGGGTGAGAGCCGTGACGAGATTCTGGCGACCGCCGACGAAATGGCACGGCTCAAGGTCGATGGGGTCAAACTGCACCTGTTGCATGTGCTCGACGGAACGCCGTTGGGTGAACTCTACAAGCAGGGGCAGGTACCGATGCTGGAGATGCAGGACTATGTCGAACTGGCGGTCGATTTTATTGAACGTCTGCCGCCTGACACCCTGATCCAGCGTCTGACCGGCGACGGCCCGCGCAGCATTCTGCTGGCCCCGCGCTGGTCGATCAACAAGTGGGAAGTGCTGAACGCTATTGATGCCGAGCTCGAACGGCGCGACACCAGGCAGGGGGCCAGATGTCGCGCCCTTTAGGACGCTATTCGTAAGCCGAGGGCACCATGCACATAAACGCCAGAGGTCGCGGCCCGGTGTTGCGGTACTGGTGCAATTCATGGGGTTTGATCAGAATAAAATCTCCCGCTTTGATGGCGCGCGGCGTCTCCCCTTCGAGGGCAACCCCTTCCCCTTCCAGGACGTAATTAAGATGCTCTGATTCGTGGCTATGATGCGGGGTGTGGCCGCCCGGTTCCAGGGTGAAAACCCGGATCGAAAAGTTTGGTGCCCCATCAACCATGCCGATCGGCAGCTGCCGACTGGCACCATTTGCTCCAGCCATGGTCACTGCGGTTTTAGCGCATTCTTCCAGACGCGTAATCTTCATTTCACTCTCCCATTTTAGACGTCATTTGAGCGGACAGGTTTAGCCTGCTCTGAAAAACAGGTGCAGACAGGCTCATCTTAACTCAGTTTGACATGAGGCTGAAATAGTTTGTGTTTTTAGGGACAGCTGTGGGTGCTCGGCCGATCGGGAATGAGCGGCCGGATTAAACCCCGGGGCAGTTTTTCAGGAACGGGCGGAAGCGATGGCCGGGACCTGGCTCGGTGAGACCGCTTCGGTCGGACCTCCCCAGGAGAGCAGTAGCAATGAAGCCCATACGAGACTTATAAGAAGAAGTAGCAATTTAAACATGGCGCGCAATCTAGCACCAGATTTTCAGCAAAGCAACAGAAGAAAATCAGATGTTCCAGATTTTTATTTTAGCCACTTTTGACGGATCTAAACCTGCGGAGGAATCGATTTTTGCACCTCCTGACTTCAGGGGCATCGGCCTTCGAATCCTTCATCGGGGCCCGGAATGCCTCGGGATCGACTGTCTTTCGAACCAGAGGCCCCTAAAAAGCCCTGGAGACTGTGCGCAGAAGATTCTTCGACGATTTTCAGGCGCTGCATGCTGAATCCTGGCCATCTTCTTCGCTTTCGCTGCAATGGCTTTCCGAGCAACTGGCCCCGTAGGCGAAACAGGAATAGCAGCGGTGGTGCTTGAGCATGACACGCTCCGCTAATGCCTCTTTCAGCGTTTTGCCGAGGTTGTAACCGCTATCGTCATCGACCAGGGTACAGGCATAGACGCCGCAGATGCCGTCCTGCTTGACGATCATTTTGCTGTAGTTGCACATGAACCCGTCGCGTTGAGAGGCGGAGAGGTAGGTCGTCATGCAGCCTTCTGTAATCTCCGGGACATGAGGCATCGAGCCTGGTTTGTGGAGTTCCGGGAATTTGATGATGGTGATATCCGCCGGCACGCCAGCCTTGCGAAAATGAAGAGCGTAGGCCTTGTCGACCGCCAGGCTGTCTTCCCCCGCCAGCATCAGGCGCGCGATTGAGACGCCGAAGCCCTCACGATACAACCGACCCAAGGTATCCAGCGCTTTTTTGAAGTTCCCCTTGCCGCGTGACTCGTCATGCTGCTGTGGATCGGGATGATCGAGGCTGATGCGGAAATTCAGGGCGTGCGGTTTGGCGCTGAACGGGATCACCTTGGCGAACTGGTTCATTAACGGCTCGGTCGCATTGGTCAGCACCAGGCAGGGCTTGAAGTTCAATGCGTAGTCGAGAATCCCAATGAAGTGCGGGTTGACGAAGGGCTCACCACCGGTGAAGGAGAACTTCTCGACCCCCAGCTCGACCGCTTCATCAATGAACTTTTTGGCATCATCCAGAGTCATAAATTGAAGTCTGTCATCACCCGGTTTCGAACCTTCGAGACAGAAGGGGCAGCGCAGATTGCATGAGGTGCCGGTGTGAAACCAGAGCTCGTGCAGCAGTTGCGGCTGAATATAGCCGCGTTTTTCACCCTTGCTGCTGAGCAGCCAGGCGTTATTATATTTCATCGGCATAAAAGAAAACCTCTCTGTGAATCTGGGTGTAGTCAATGTTGTGGCGTTCCAGCCAGCCGCTGACCTCATCGATCATGGCATCGAGACCACACAGATAATAGTGGATCTGTGGTCCAAGGGGCAACTGCTCCAGCAGGCCGGTGATGCGTCCATGAAAATCACTGTCGGTCGCTTGACGCGAGACCGCCAGCTGAAAATCTGGAAGCGCCTGCAATTCGTCCAGCGCAAATGCTTCAGCAGCAAAGCTGACCCCATAAAGGCAACAGAGCGGCGATCGCTCTGGCGTGCTGCGCAGATAACTCAAAAAGGGCGCAATCCCGGTGCCGGTCGCAATGAAGACGCTCTGTTCGTTTGCCGCCGAGCGCCCGGGCTGGAACCAGCCGAAGGGCTCACTCGCCTGCACCCGGTCTCCCGCCTGGCGCGCTGCCAGCCAATTGCTGACCAACCCCTGCGGCACCCGGCGGATCAGAAAACGCAGCAGCTTCTCCCCGGTCCCGGAGGCGATGCTGTAGGGGCGTGATTCGGTGTCGTCTTTGAACAGGGCCACACAGTTTCCCGGTGCAAATGAAATATCCCCGCGTTCGAGCTGCAACTCAATGAGTTGGTCGGTATGGGCGATGACCCTGTGGACGATCAAGCTCTGCATAAAAGCCTCTCTGCTGTCACTTGCAGCTGTTTGTCAACGCACTTACGAAATGGTCATTTCACTTCGAGAGCGTCCTCGATCCGGAGACTGGTTTTGATGCGGACCTCTCCAAGCAATGTTTTATGCACCGGGCATTTCTCGGCGATTTCGAGCAGGCGCTGCCGCTGGTCCAGAGTCAGATCGCCAGACAACTCCAACTCCCGCTCGAAATAATCGATTTTTTGTCCTGGATCTTCACAATTCACGCAATCCTGAGCATGGATCTTCGCATGGTGCAGACGGACCACGACTTCGTCCAAAGGCCATTTCTTGCGGCGCGCATACATTTGTACCGTCATCCCGGTACAGGCACCAAGGGCTGCCTGCAGGTAGTCATAGGGGGATGGGCCCTGGTTGGTGCCGCCAAAAGCTACAGGCTCGTCGGCAACCAGGGCATGGCCATTGGCGAACATGTCGCTGCGAAACCCTCCGGTCGGGGTGCGTACGGTTACACGGTTATCAATCCTTTCCAGTAAGGGTGAAATCTCATCGCGGACCTCCAGATAACGACGCGCCCAGGTTGCGATCATATCCGCCGCGTAGCCTGAGTCCTCTTTACGACTCAGCAGGTGATCGGCCGGTTCAAGGGAAATAAAACTCTTCGGATGTTTTGCGGCCTGGTAGATTGCGGCCGCATTTTCAATGCCGACCACTTCATCGCGCGGGGAATGCATGACCAGGAGCGCGGCCCTAAGCTGACCGATTATCTCACCCGGTTTCTGGTTTTGCAGATCGTCGACAAAGGCTTTACGGATCGTAAAAGGTCGGCCTGCAATCACCACCTGAGATTCGCCAGAGGCCTCGATCTCAGGCTGTGCTGATTCAAAGAGCTGCAGCGCATGTCGGGGCTCAAATGGTGCGCCAAGGGTCACAACCGCGCGTACCGATTCAAGTTGATTTGCCGCATGCAGGACCGCGGCGCCACCCAAAGAATGGCCGATGAGAATCGCCGGGGCCTGGTAAGCATCACTTAAAAAGCGCCCCGCCGCAAGAATGTCGGCAACATTGTGCGAGAAGCTGGTCGCGGCAAAATCCCCACCACTGTCGCCCAGTCCGGTGAAGTCGAAGCGCAAAACCGCGATCTGCCTGCGGCTGAGCGCCCGACAGATGTTAACCGCGGCGGTGTTGCTTTTGGTACAGGTAAAGCAATGTGCGAAGATTGCGAAGGCCTGTGGCTGTTCGTCTTCCGGCAGCTCCAGCACCGCCGCCAGGACGATGCCGTTGCCATTCTCAAAACTGACTTTTCTAGATTTCATAACCGCCTCTGCTCATTGGTGGTTGCCGACCACGCGATCAGGTTTTTAGTCCTGGCATTTACAGGATTGCTGATGCTCGCGCGCGACGTCAAAGACCAAGCGCTTCTTCGAGTTTTCCGGCCGCATCGAGCGCGAACAGATCATCGCAGCCGCCAATCAAACGATCATCGATAAATATTTCCGGGACGGTTGTGCGGCCGGAGCGCTGGCGCATCTCCG
Above is a genomic segment from Geopsychrobacter electrodiphilus DSM 16401 containing:
- a CDS encoding response regulator, with the protein product MAKILFVDDEPGLRLLYSDEFTDEGYEVVTAATCAEAASLLKNRDIDLAVLDIQIKQESGLEMLQQIVREQKDLPVILCSAYNCYKDDFSSWLADAYIIKSSDLTELKNEIARQLKRQT
- a CDS encoding TIGR01212 family radical SAM protein (This family includes YhcC from E. coli K-12, an uncharacterized radical SAM protein.), giving the protein MRRKAFNLYSTHIKSLFGGRVHKISIDAGFGCPHREGGRAGHGCLFCAPSGSGSVGIEAHEPIAVQVENAKALMRRKYRAKWFIAYFQPFSNTFAPVKVLRERYDQALVVDDVVGLAIGTRPDCLAEDVVDLLAEYDRRTYFWLELGLQSIHDKSLNYLDRGHDYRCFLDSYQRAKERGLKVCVHLILGLPGESRDEILATADEMARLKVDGVKLHLLHVLDGTPLGELYKQGQVPMLEMQDYVELAVDFIERLPPDTLIQRLTGDGPRSILLAPRWSINKWEVLNAIDAELERRDTRQGARCRAL
- a CDS encoding cupin domain-containing protein, yielding MKITRLEECAKTAVTMAGANGASRQLPIGMVDGAPNFSIRVFTLEPGGHTPHHSHESEHLNYVLEGEGVALEGETPRAIKAGDFILIKPHELHQYRNTGPRPLAFMCMVPSAYE
- a CDS encoding radical SAM protein is translated as MPMKYNNAWLLSSKGEKRGYIQPQLLHELWFHTGTSCNLRCPFCLEGSKPGDDRLQFMTLDDAKKFIDEAVELGVEKFSFTGGEPFVNPHFIGILDYALNFKPCLVLTNATEPLMNQFAKVIPFSAKPHALNFRISLDHPDPQQHDESRGKGNFKKALDTLGRLYREGFGVSIARLMLAGEDSLAVDKAYALHFRKAGVPADITIIKFPELHKPGSMPHVPEITEGCMTTYLSASQRDGFMCNYSKMIVKQDGICGVYACTLVDDDSGYNLGKTLKEALAERVMLKHHRCYSCFAYGASCSESHCSESEEDGQDSACSA
- a CDS encoding ferredoxin--NADP reductase, whose product is MQSLIVHRVIAHTDQLIELQLERGDISFAPGNCVALFKDDTESRPYSIASGTGEKLLRFLIRRVPQGLVSNWLAARQAGDRVQASEPFGWFQPGRSAANEQSVFIATGTGIAPFLSYLRSTPERSPLCCLYGVSFAAEAFALDELQALPDFQLAVSRQATDSDFHGRITGLLEQLPLGPQIHYYLCGLDAMIDEVSGWLERHNIDYTQIHREVFFYADEI
- a CDS encoding bifunctional alpha/beta hydrolase/OsmC family protein, translating into MKSRKVSFENGNGIVLAAVLELPEDEQPQAFAIFAHCFTCTKSNTAAVNICRALSRRQIAVLRFDFTGLGDSGGDFAATSFSHNVADILAAGRFLSDAYQAPAILIGHSLGGAAVLHAANQLESVRAVVTLGAPFEPRHALQLFESAQPEIEASGESQVVIAGRPFTIRKAFVDDLQNQKPGEIIGQLRAALLVMHSPRDEVVGIENAAAIYQAAKHPKSFISLEPADHLLSRKEDSGYAADMIATWARRYLEVRDEISPLLERIDNRVTVRTPTGGFRSDMFANGHALVADEPVAFGGTNQGPSPYDYLQAALGACTGMTVQMYARRKKWPLDEVVVRLHHAKIHAQDCVNCEDPGQKIDYFERELELSGDLTLDQRQRLLEIAEKCPVHKTLLGEVRIKTSLRIEDALEVK
- the grxC gene encoding glutaredoxin 3, which translates into the protein MKKIEIYTKNYCPYCHRAKGLLQSKNAQFSEYDLTADPAKEAEMRQRSGRTTVPEIFIDDRLIGGCDDLFALDAAGKLEEALGL